The following are encoded together in the Pedobacter steynii genome:
- a CDS encoding DUF1269 domain-containing protein → MEKMIQALFNSEVEAFKGLQALQELQRTKEISVGETYVLTRDTDGKVNIRSAKNESEGTGIIGGGLIGGLVGLLAGPLGFIVGLAGGMIAGSAGETLKAEGVSDYLDQVSANIPNGKSVLIAHVWENWETPLNTMLLPLSTDLRRFSLEEQVFVPARTELDKLNADIKQAESKLVTVSDEEKREWIDTLADLNVKRAALENKLKIHTDQRQQQYQTWIDEHPDAHEAHDEERRRYMESRIKEQKERLDQLKRDR, encoded by the coding sequence ATGGAAAAAATGATTCAAGCCTTATTCAACTCCGAAGTGGAGGCATTCAAAGGATTGCAGGCGTTACAGGAACTTCAGCGGACAAAAGAGATCTCAGTAGGGGAAACTTATGTGCTGACCCGGGACACAGATGGAAAAGTAAATATCCGTTCGGCCAAAAATGAATCGGAAGGCACGGGTATAATTGGCGGCGGACTGATTGGTGGCCTGGTTGGTCTGCTGGCGGGGCCATTGGGTTTTATTGTCGGACTGGCAGGGGGAATGATTGCAGGTTCCGCCGGAGAAACCCTAAAGGCTGAGGGGGTGTCGGATTACCTGGACCAGGTTTCTGCAAATATTCCTAACGGAAAATCAGTCCTGATCGCCCATGTCTGGGAAAATTGGGAAACCCCTCTCAATACGATGTTGCTGCCATTGAGTACTGATCTGAGAAGGTTTAGTTTGGAAGAGCAGGTTTTTGTGCCCGCCCGGACGGAACTTGATAAACTGAATGCCGATATTAAACAAGCAGAATCCAAACTGGTAACGGTATCTGATGAAGAGAAGCGGGAATGGATAGATACACTGGCAGATCTGAACGTAAAAAGAGCGGCCTTGGAAAACAAATTGAAAATCCACACCGATCAGCGGCAACAACAATATCAAACCTGGATAGATGAGCACCCTGATGCTCATGAAGCACATGACGAAGAAAGACGTCGATATATGGAAAGCAGAATCAAAGAACAAAAAGAACGCCTTGATCAGTTAAAAAGAGATAGATAG
- a CDS encoding DUF5808 domain-containing protein has translation MEIDPVDNIVNYKIGIIYWNPQDSRLFVPKRERSMGYSLNFAHRLNILILAVITALVVYTVVYLQ, from the coding sequence ATGGAAATAGACCCTGTAGACAATATTGTCAATTACAAAATTGGAATTATTTACTGGAATCCACAGGATTCAAGACTATTCGTACCAAAACGCGAAAGATCAATGGGTTATAGTTTAAATTTCGCCCATAGGCTTAACATTCTGATCCTCGCCGTCATTACCGCACTTGTTGTTTACACCGTGGTTTACCTTCAATAA
- a CDS encoding chloramphenicol acetyltransferase: MKQILDLNSWARKEHFHFFSQFEEPFFGLTVNIDCTIAYAAAKEKGTSFFLHYLHKSLTAANRVPAFRYRIVEGQVWIYDQVDASPTIDRPDGTFGFSYLVYQEDYLEFKAGADLEIGQVRNSTSLFPAKLGECVIHYSALPWISFSSLSHARSFSFQDSSPKISFGKITEQDGKKTMPVSIHVHHALVDGLQVGQFMECFQQLMNEK; encoded by the coding sequence ATGAAACAAATTTTAGACTTAAACAGCTGGGCAAGAAAAGAACATTTTCATTTTTTCAGTCAGTTTGAAGAACCCTTTTTTGGCCTCACCGTAAATATAGATTGTACCATTGCTTATGCCGCGGCGAAGGAAAAAGGGACTTCGTTTTTTCTGCATTACCTACATAAATCATTAACCGCAGCAAACCGTGTTCCCGCTTTTCGCTACCGGATTGTAGAAGGTCAGGTCTGGATTTACGACCAGGTAGACGCCTCTCCAACGATAGATCGTCCAGATGGGACTTTTGGTTTTTCTTACCTTGTCTATCAGGAGGATTACCTGGAATTCAAGGCCGGAGCAGATCTTGAAATCGGGCAGGTAAGAAATAGTACCAGTCTTTTTCCGGCAAAACTGGGTGAATGTGTCATTCACTATTCTGCCCTTCCCTGGATCAGCTTCAGCTCCCTGTCACATGCCAGAAGTTTCTCATTTCAGGATAGTAGTCCGAAAATATCTTTTGGAAAGATAACAGAACAGGATGGAAAGAAAACAATGCCTGTATCCATTCATGTACACCATGCCTTAGTGGATGGACTTCAGGTGGGTCAGTTTATGGAGTGTTTTCAACAGCTGATGAACGAAAAATAA
- a CDS encoding DMT family transporter, with product MKNNIIKGSILVALGASSYGMLATFVKMAYKEYYTTAEVTISQFTMGVIGLLLLSMFNRNKSQPADAAPKWKSIVKLMVAGTSMGLTSVCYYLSVQYIPVSVGIVLLMQTVWMGVILEMIMHKKFPGKRKIIAVLIILAGTVLATNLWKEAITIDWRGIGWGILAAMAYTVAVYASNGIALHLSSIKRSFYLVAGGLIIILCIFYSSLNADFSFSIFWRWAIILSLFGTILPPLLFTRGMPLIGVGLGAIIAAVEIPVSVMMAHLLLKEPVNLIQWLGIVLILAAVVLMNIEKPTSTKVPE from the coding sequence ATGAAAAACAATATTATAAAAGGAAGTATTCTGGTCGCTTTGGGAGCCTCCAGCTATGGCATGCTGGCTACATTTGTTAAAATGGCTTATAAAGAGTATTATACCACTGCTGAAGTAACCATTTCTCAGTTCACGATGGGAGTAATTGGCCTTCTGTTGCTGAGTATGTTTAACCGGAATAAATCCCAGCCTGCAGATGCTGCTCCAAAATGGAAAAGCATTGTCAAACTGATGGTCGCAGGAACATCCATGGGGCTCACGAGTGTCTGCTATTATTTATCTGTACAATATATTCCGGTAAGCGTGGGGATTGTGTTATTGATGCAGACCGTTTGGATGGGCGTCATCCTGGAAATGATCATGCATAAAAAGTTTCCCGGAAAGCGCAAGATTATTGCCGTGCTGATCATTTTAGCCGGGACCGTGCTGGCCACAAATTTATGGAAGGAAGCAATTACCATTGACTGGCGTGGAATTGGCTGGGGAATACTCGCGGCTATGGCCTACACTGTAGCTGTATATGCTTCCAACGGGATTGCCCTTCATTTATCTTCCATAAAGAGGAGCTTTTACCTTGTTGCAGGAGGGCTGATCATCATTTTATGCATATTCTATTCTTCCCTTAATGCAGATTTTTCTTTTAGCATCTTTTGGCGATGGGCAATTATACTTTCTCTGTTTGGCACGATATTACCTCCACTCCTGTTTACCAGGGGTATGCCACTCATAGGAGTCGGCTTAGGTGCCATCATTGCTGCAGTCGAAATTCCGGTATCTGTAATGATGGCCCACCTACTTTTAAAAGAACCTGTAAACCTGATCCAATGGTTGGGAATTGTACTTATTCTGGCTGCAGTGGTATTGATGAACATAGAGAAACCAACGAGCACTAAGGTTCCGGAATAG
- a CDS encoding Crp/Fnr family transcriptional regulator: MERFWQYVNSYTTISDPAREAWQQLLQKKIIPKNEYFLMEGSIPKRIAFLNRGLFSYYYTDKDGARVIKKFFPELTLVASTSAMLLQQPSLFTIQALEETEIISYSFEGFRELTLQYSDIARFYIHYMEQHWIIEKEIGEITLKYQTARERYLDFMENNPSLLNRIKQHHMASYLGITPTQLSRIRAEL; the protein is encoded by the coding sequence ATGGAACGCTTCTGGCAATACGTTAATAGCTATACGACCATCTCTGATCCTGCACGGGAAGCCTGGCAGCAATTATTACAGAAAAAAATCATCCCGAAAAATGAATATTTCCTGATGGAAGGGAGTATTCCTAAAAGAATCGCTTTCCTGAACAGAGGGCTCTTTTCCTATTACTATACAGATAAGGACGGCGCCAGAGTGATCAAAAAATTTTTTCCGGAGCTGACACTGGTCGCATCAACCAGTGCGATGTTATTACAACAGCCCAGCCTGTTTACGATACAGGCATTGGAAGAAACTGAAATCATCAGTTATAGCTTTGAAGGGTTCCGCGAATTAACGCTTCAATATTCTGATATCGCCAGGTTTTACATCCATTATATGGAGCAACACTGGATCATTGAGAAGGAAATCGGCGAAATCACCTTAAAGTATCAAACGGCCAGAGAACGCTATCTGGATTTCATGGAAAATAACCCCAGCCTGCTTAACCGTATAAAACAACACCATATGGCTTCCTATCTGGGAATTACGCCAACACAATTGAGCCGCATCAGAGCAGAATTATAA